A segment of the Malaclemys terrapin pileata isolate rMalTer1 chromosome 1, rMalTer1.hap1, whole genome shotgun sequence genome:
ACAGTTTCTTTGGGAAACAGTCTCACTTTCCCATTCTGCCCCTGTTTTGGCTCATTCACAGGCTCAAGGAACACCACTCTCTTACCACTGCTGGATTTCTTCTCATCGGCTGGAGGATCCTGAGATGGAGTGGAGTTTAGGATGGATGAATGGGCACTGCTTTGGGGcagcttcctttttcttcttcttgtctTACACTGACAAGGACATGGAGTCAGATAGAGATAAAGCAGTACCAAAACAATACTGGCTACACAGGCAGCAAGGGTGGTGAAAGCAGTGTTAAATGCTTCATGAGCATGGGATCTGTTCACTGTGAAATTGCTTACATTAATTCTAACCTCTATGGTTTCATTTAACAGTCTTCTTTTATTTATTGCAATGCATGAATACAGCCCAGAATCCTCCAGCTGGGGATCCATTATCTCTAGACTCCCATTGTGAAACACCTTAAAATTGTCAGTGTCCTTATCTGGCTCCAGTAATCTATTGTCTGGGCTAACCCAGACGAAATATGTTCCTGCATCACTAATTTTGCTGTCACAGTGTACAATCAGCCTTTCTCCAATTTGGGCCTCATGAATAAACCCAAAGGCATGGAATGACACATTGATGGTGCTTTCGGAGCAATTCAGAAAGTTGTCGTGCAATAAAGGCAGTTTATTGGAACCTTTGGGATCAGCTCGTAATACACAGGCATACTCATTTTTGAAATCCACAACTGAGTTGAAGTGTCTGTGATACCAATAAATTAGCATGGAGTATAGAATACAGTCACAGTAAAATGGGTTACCATGAAGATAAATTCCACTGAGTTGTTTGGCCGGCACTAAACTTATGCGTTGAATGGGTACTGACTGGATGTGGTTATAGGAAATGTCTAATAATACAAGTTCTGTAAGTTTGTGTTTTCCAATATACAAGTCCAGTGGGAAGTGTGACAGTGAGTTACAACATAAGTACAGCTTCTGCAATTTGTATAATCCTCCAAAGGCAGCAGAATCAATCTGTGTTATCTGATTGTTGTAAAGCAAGAGAACTTCCAGTACTCTCAGCTCTTGAAATAAAGGGCTTCCCAGTGTCTTCAGGTTGTTGGATGACAAGTCTAGGTACTTTAAATTTGGAGTTGTGGAAAAGCTGCCAGTGATAATACTGCTAATACTATTATGATTGATTATTAAAGTATTCAATTTGTCAAAAAGCACTGGGACCCATTCAGGTTCCAAAAATGCAATTCTGTTATAACTCAGATCCAGTCTTTTTATGAATTTGAAGAGAGTTCCTGGCACCCTAGAGAGGTTCTTATTGGTGCAGCTTACAATGTCACTAGCACAGATGCAGGCTGTAGGACACAAGCCAGAGGCACTGCCACATACACTTATTGTAAAGACCAAAAGGCATAGCAGTCCTTTGCCGTTCAGTTTAAGAACACCAAGTCGAGTAGAAATTGTCTGGCAGCTTAAAGACATTATGGCTCTCTCTTAGCCGTCTCCCAGTTCTCCTTGCCACAGATTATACATGTAGTTAGCCTTGCACTAATCTCTGTTAAAAGAGGAATACAGAAGTACAGAATGTTAACACATAATGTTCACACCCCATTTGGTTTCCTATGCAGACCTTCTGAACAAATGCAGCATTTTTAGTGACTGAATCCCTTCCATTTCACGTTTAGTTTTCATATCCATTATTTCCTAGGCCATGattatcaactttttttttttttgcatccatTAGATTTTGAACCCACCTGCAAATTCTCATATTACAGACCTATCATTTTTTGCTCTCCCTTCAAAAAATACTACCTGTTCTCAGCCTCCTAGCTCAGTACGTGCAATTTCTGACAGTTGAGAGAGAATATTATAAGAAATGGCAAGGTAAGTATGCAATTTCTGAAGGATTTCACTGTCATCCATGTTCCCAGTCCTGGTCCAGGGATGCAGCTTCTGatgcaagaaaaataaatggcTTGCTCCACACCAGTGCTCTTCTTTTCTCTAGTGGGGAGCAGTTTTTGATGGGTGTTTCTTCCCAATCAGGAAATGTTACCCACGTCCAAACCAATAATGTTCTAATTCactatttagttttaaatgtcaaGAGAAttccatttgttgttgttttaataaattaCTACACACAGTGCAGGGAGCAACACTTTTAGTTAAGAATGCCTagtactttccattataagaaccTATTTTCTGTTTGCCACACTAACCTTTCAGGCTGAAGTGTTCAATGTGAGGTATCTGCCTCAGGTTGTATTTTTTtgagtttcagctaaaatggttcagctgtttctcagaATTTGGTTAGGAGAAAAATAAGATGTTTTGCTCTTGTTAAAAAAACCTGACTGATATTTTATTGTGATGTTTTAgagcctccatgctttggagcagaaacTTGAAATTTAGCAGGGAGGTCACCCTACTGCCAGGAATGTGCCTTATGCCATCTCCACGAAAACACACCCAAATTTGGCCATATTGTAACCCCTGAAAAAAAgtctgtttgcacatgctcagtagatatGTGTAGAGGTTAGCAGCTAAATTATTCCAAGATTCCACCTGCATTGAGCATACTGCTTCCTCTCACAGCTAGGAACTGGACTGCCTGTACACTGTCCCCACAGAACAACTCCATCTCTGGCAGCAGGATCTGAGCAACtgctgctgcaggccacaagaactgagagcagagagactgtccctcctgtgctctcagtgttCCCCCTTCTGGCACCCCGGCAGCATGGAGGcaaaggaggaagctgcctgacttGAAGGCTGAGGGAtaaggaagtgggggggaggagggggaaaaaagagggggACAGAAGCTCAGGGGGCAGAGGGATAGGAACctgatggggtgggagggttagaaacaggagtgggaggaggggcagaagaTGGAAGGGAATAATAGGAATAGTGAAAGGGATAAGGTTTGGAGCAGAGCGAGGAGCCAtggcagggagggagaaagaggttAGGAGTGGGAGGAAAcatgggcaggagcaggggacacaAGTCAAGCCCTTAAAAGCTAGGAAGTGCCAGAAGTAAcattgcctgtgcaatcttaatttagccactttgtgcatatgcattatgatacagtgttTAATCACATGATCACATCCTACTTTTTTTTTCACAAGACCCCCACCTTACACGAGATGGAGTGAGTGAATCAGGGTTGTGCAGGgcaggaggctgttgtctgcagGAGCCCTGCCTCCTTTGTTGCCGAAGTGgcaggtgtgtagtgaatgaggcatgggacggcaggaagagaaaagaaggcCTCATTGTTAAGGCACTTAAATGTTGTCCTGGAAAATTGCTGCATCCTTGTCTCTGCCAGAGAGTACCAATGATGTCAGGCAAGTTATGTAAACTGAAATTTGTATAGGTGACTActatgtgttcctcattttctggataCCAAgatggggtctgatttgcaggaGTGCTGAGTACTAAGAACtgcactgaggtcaatggcagctctgctctagACATATAAACTACTACAGAATACTGAGTACTCTGAAAAACCAGGCCTCAtgtttctcaaattggacacccaacATCAGTGGACACTTTTGACACTACCTCAGTCCCCTATATGTAAAATGGAGACGATAATACAACCCTCACCTCAGAGGAGTGTTGTGAAGATCAATTCACCAGTCTTCGTAAAGAACTATGATACCATAACCAGAGCACCATacaaaagcccatgaggaaatacATGATTTTGTATTTAGTACAGGGTTTGGATGGTGGAATAAATAATGCATGAGGCCACACATTGAATGacgaggataaaaagaaatattcagcagctgctcattcagtgagcaccatccataATGTGCATCATAGAAATCAGGGATGCCgcagaaaaatagtatgtgatcatgtaattaaagaccgtAAGGCTGCAATGgattgcatttcctaacttttcagtggtTGGTTTTGCAACCTTTGCAGTCTTAACACTCTTTTCACATAGTGGGTTTTTTTAGTATAATACCATTGGAGAATACTACtggagaatttaaaaataattcccaTCTGAACTATAACTGGAATCCCTAAGATATTCTAAATTGGGTGCAATTAATTCTGTTTTGGAAGGGTGAACAATAAGATACATAGGCTTCTATGTATGCTTCCATCCCTATCCACTGCCATTTCACCAGACAATTTTAATTTCAGTGCTAAGATATTTTATAAGGGATATTGCTACGTGGGAAATATTATAGCTAATATTTGTCATTGACAATAGAATATTTATGTACACATAACTGCTTCACAATAAAGTTGGATATGTAATTTAGTAGGAAACATTTAACAAAATATGATTGATGGTAAAAAATGAAGAATGCATGTGGACTTGCATTAGAGGATAACAATATGTGGTATTAAGTGTCGTGTTTATATTTGagtttattgatttaaaattatAGTATTTATAGAGATAAGGTGGCTGTGTCTTGATGAAATACACATTTCTGTATACTTGATAggaattatgggccagattctcaggtggCACGAAcagtccctttgatttcaatggagctatttacagtggctggggatctggcccagtcTTAGATTTTTGGTCTGGTTTTTAGAGgtaatgggtgctcagcacctctgaagatcAGGCCATGTATGTCATCAGTGTAAGATTTAAGATGTCCTCAACTAGTTAATGGCACAAACCTTGACACCACTTTATGTCCTCATATGAATGTCTCCATGTCttcttctctgcttcctcccaTGCCTAGAAAAATCTCTCCAATTTGCACACCACCTCTCTTGGCTCACTCAAGTCCTCCTTAAAAACTCACTTTTACCACAAAGAagtgaattatttaaaattaaacgtAAATGTTTGTTCACTAATTGTGTGCAGAAAGTGAGCTGCCACATATCATCTCAAACTTCTCTTCACCTCATCTGTATTCTCCCTCCTTAAAACATGATTGTCTAGACAAATAAGTAGGCAGCTGGCATGCTATAGCTGCTGCTTTAAATGTTTGCCAGAATTGTTGGATTGTCTCCATATGCTCCCCATCTGTTTGCTGCATTCACCTGTTGTCTCGTTTTATACTTTGACTGTAACCTCTTCAGGGCAGGTTACATGTTATGTACAAATACATGttgttatgtatttgtacagtgcccaatACAGTAGGGCTTTGATCTGTGACTGGGGTCCCAAGGTGCTAACCACAgtacaagtaataataataaatcctaGATTGAAAAATCTAGGCAGGGGGATTGTGTCTACCTAGCTGTTGTGTGAAGAGCTGAGCGCAACTTTGGGCATGGTACAAACAATAATATTGCTCATTTCCTTGCTTGTAAGTGCTTGTGTTTTGTTAGTGACAGGATAAGGAACCATGTTAGAACTTCGTAATTTTAACTGGTCAGGAAACCAAGTTTTctagtgttttttttccttctttttgaaaactgatataaataaatgaagattcaggataaaattttcaaaagcacctaagtaactTAGGAGGCAAGTcctatttttcaaaatcaaatttaaaatcaaTAGGCTGTgaagtcatttaggtgcttttgaagattTGTATATCTAGTCTTAAatattaaatttgattataagctctttggggcaggtattGCATCTTCCTATGTatttgtccagcacctagcacaatggggctctaatTATGACTGGAATGTTTAGCATTACTGTAAttctaaataaataattacacacacaaaaattaaatgtGAGGGCCATTATTATGTTTGCagagttaagcactcaaaagttagaaaatgccagaattcaagTTGCCTGtgccagtcccagtctttcctcccctcctgctcccagtTCTGTTCTTCTTGCCCACCATTCCCAGTTCCATTCCCTTGtccccaatctccttgcccaccccatcccagttccacccctcctggctcctcaccttatctgtctctctctctctctctcccaccccaccactggTCTCCAATCAtcctctgtcccccacccatgtTCCCTTTCCTTACTGGTTCCTAGTTCCAGTCTCCCTCCCCTGGCACCTCATCTGAGTGTGACTCCCAATCTAATCCCACCTGTACCAGTAATTAAGCATAATAGTAACTGAAATGAAATGCTGCTGGGAAGGCAAAAGTAATAACATTAGCATCTTCCTTGTATTACTTTTTGGATTAAATTTAACAAGCCTTTTCTCACACACAAGGTATAATGATTTGATTATTGAAAATAGAcaagtattattttaaaataaacctaccTATATGAAGtacaaatattcttttaaaatccTAAATTTAGGGATCCTGCATGTGCATAGTGTTAGAGCCATCAATTAGGAATAGTCCATTTagatgaacaaaaatatttaagacCCAGTTTTTGCAAAGGTTCCACATTGGCCCTCTTGAGGAATCAAGCcccaaatattttgattaatCTTGGAAAATTGATCATTCTCTATGGAGGGCTCCAGCCCTGTGTAATGTCACATACACTTGCATTCATGGGGGATATTGGTCATGGGGAAACTTCTGGGGTTTCTGCCAGGAACCTCATAGCTCCGTTTTTTCCAGTTCCATGCTTTTGCTCTGCCTTTGATGGAGCAGTGCAGgtaaaatttttttgtttttttgtttctttcaaactGATtatgttaggattttttttttaaacaagactgTTTTGGAATATTTAACCTTTTGGGGTGGGAAAGACACTAACTGACTCAGATCTCCAGTGAGCAGCTGCACTCAGCAGCTTTGATAGAGCAGAGCTAGATTATCCAGGCATCGTGTGCACCTGGACGAGTGACGTGATGGGGAGATGAGGGGACACTGTTACTGAACTACAGTTGGCTAAGGCCTACTGGGCTACACGCTTGAACAGGATTGAGCTGCACTTGCAGGACCCATTGGGGTGGTAAAAATAGCTTTACATCACCTTTGCATCAAGCTGATCCTGGGGTCAGTTTGGTGACCGGTTCGGTTCCTAGTGCAGCCTCAAGCTGGCACCTAGCTGCTGTGACCCTCAAGATGTGGTGGCGGAGAGTCAGCTGTAGCAATAGTGACACTAAGCAGACTTAAGCTTTgtcactgctaaaaaaaaaaaaaagcttgggtAACTAACATGTGTGAGCTATCCCACTGTGAGACAATGGAGACAAAGCAGTTTAGTTCTACCTCAAGGTAGCTGGCGAGGTGAGCACCAGTTTACCTCGCAGCAAAACtaaagtgccttgtctccactgtgTTTTTACAGAGGGATAGCTCACATGCATTAGTTACTCCATGGTACAAATGCTGTTTTAGTGAAGACGAGGCTTTAGTGgggctgaagatctgacccatcGAGACAGCCACCTCACAGACCTCATTGGAATTagactagggatgaatttggcccaatagtCTTACCCAGAGTGCCACCTCATGCATAGC
Coding sequences within it:
- the AMIGO2 gene encoding amphoterin-induced protein 2, with product MSLSCQTISTRLGVLKLNGKGLLCLLVFTISVCGSASGLCPTACICASDIVSCTNKNLSRVPGTLFKFIKRLDLSYNRIAFLEPEWVPVLFDKLNTLIINHNSISSIITGSFSTTPNLKYLDLSSNNLKTLGSPLFQELRVLEVLLLYNNQITQIDSAAFGGLYKLQKLYLCCNSLSHFPLDLYIGKHKLTELVLLDISYNHIQSVPIQRISLVPAKQLSGIYLHGNPFYCDCILYSMLIYWYHRHFNSVVDFKNEYACVLRADPKGSNKLPLLHDNFLNCSESTINVSFHAFGFIHEAQIGERLIVHCDSKISDAGTYFVWVSPDNRLLEPDKDTDNFKVFHNGSLEIMDPQLEDSGLYSCIAINKRRLLNETIEVRINVSNFTVNRSHAHEAFNTAFTTLAACVASIVLVLLYLYLTPCPCQCKTRRRKRKLPQSSAHSSILNSTPSQDPPADEKKSSSGKRVVFLEPVNEPKQGQNGKVRLFPKETVIAESILKTTRAKSDSDSVNSVFSDTPFMPSS